One genomic segment of Lycium ferocissimum isolate CSIRO_LF1 unplaced genomic scaffold, AGI_CSIRO_Lferr_CH_V1 ctg9063, whole genome shotgun sequence includes these proteins:
- the LOC132046025 gene encoding glycine-rich RNA-binding protein RZ1C-like, translated as MTIARIQAHAQNLEEQHQSQKSERYFDRSSRKRARSFGARSEDRGGQAREQSSVSSPQYSSRSGQMRPPPPRCNQCGRMHSGQCRLGSDACYACGQMGHKMRDCPSLRGRGEGQPTGSVAGSSSSVRPPGQTSQAPAGRGRGRGGAPSSAGPPHRIYSLAGRQDPEPSTDAAT; from the coding sequence atgacCATTGCTCGCATCCAAGCTCACGCCCAGAACCTGGAGGAACAACATCAGTCGCAGAAGAGTGAGCGTTATTTTGATAGGAGCTCCAGGAAGAGGGCCAGATCCTTCGGAGCCAGAAGTGAGGATAGAGGGGGACAGGCCCGGGAGCAGTCTAGTGTTTCGAGCCCCCAGTACAGCAGTAGATCTGGTCAGATGAGGCCGCCCCCACCACGGTGCAACCAGTGTGGGAGGATGCATTCGGGACAGTGCCGCCTGggctcggatgcttgttatgcttgcggaCAGATGGGGCATAAGATGCGTGACTGCCCCTCGCTGCGAGGTAGGGGTGAGGGTCAGCCTACGGGATCGGTAGCCGGTTCCTCATCTTCTGTGCGTCCTCCTGGACAGACTTCCCAGGCTCCAGCGGGCCGCGgtcgaggcagaggaggagcacCCAGTTCAGCCGGCCCTCCGCACCGTATATACTCATTGGCAGGACGGCAGGATCCTGAACCTTCCACAGATGCGGCCACAG